Proteins found in one Amycolatopsis aidingensis genomic segment:
- a CDS encoding VWA domain-containing protein has protein sequence MTTHVAVPTATPTAVFPTTPGWLALSAAFGDEVPAIADRDDLVVTVAPGAGHGAPACFFPDLAAIEVDGCHVDEGVDPATVAPHRIGDRKRYRTAWGLLTHECAHAAHTVWRAPADAPRGAAAAAELLEESRIEAAQLRRRPGDRYWLRASAINLILADTDTKDPATALTMSARSAATAAALLLARVDGGVLNTRETAPVARMVRDILGTDSLATLRDIWRAAHRTADDDAETMIELGRRWCEVIGTDPEDPRDGEPGDGTPSPLAEVVARAAGAIAAEVGSEPAPTDPVTERMEAEATEVAAREAADRDARTVFSSGGGRSGGTRTAGTRPPTDAERTAARDLARALDTAGVRDRTATKTTSATPPGRLRMRGAMAADAQRAAGVIPTAEPFTRTTRKMVPTPPLRLGIACDVSGSMGAFAGPVASAAWILGHAAHHTQVPATTATVIFGHTVRPITHPGTAPREVTEFAASDGVEALDRAISALDGALNLSRTDAARLLVIVTDTDIVDPVYRRNAQKHLERLRATGCAVLWLTPRRPWLDTDLVRGDTAHRLADPTTTAREIGHATTAALRATR, from the coding sequence ATGACCACCCACGTAGCCGTACCCACCGCCACACCGACAGCCGTATTCCCCACCACCCCCGGATGGCTGGCCCTGTCCGCCGCGTTCGGCGACGAGGTCCCCGCGATCGCCGACCGTGACGACCTCGTGGTCACCGTCGCCCCCGGGGCGGGACACGGTGCCCCCGCGTGCTTTTTCCCCGACCTGGCAGCCATCGAGGTCGATGGGTGCCACGTGGACGAGGGGGTCGACCCCGCCACGGTCGCCCCGCACCGCATCGGGGACCGCAAGCGCTACCGCACCGCGTGGGGTCTGCTGACCCACGAGTGCGCGCACGCCGCCCATACGGTGTGGCGCGCACCCGCCGACGCGCCGCGCGGGGCAGCGGCAGCGGCAGAGCTGCTGGAAGAGTCCCGCATCGAAGCGGCACAGCTCCGACGCCGCCCGGGGGACCGGTACTGGCTGCGTGCCAGCGCCATCAACCTGATCCTCGCCGACACCGACACGAAAGACCCCGCCACCGCGCTCACCATGTCCGCCCGTAGCGCGGCAACCGCTGCCGCGCTCCTTCTGGCACGGGTGGACGGCGGGGTACTCAACACCCGCGAAACCGCCCCCGTCGCCCGCATGGTGCGGGACATCCTCGGCACCGACAGCCTGGCCACCCTGCGCGATATCTGGCGTGCGGCGCACCGCACCGCCGACGACGACGCCGAGACCATGATCGAACTCGGACGCCGCTGGTGCGAGGTGATCGGCACCGACCCCGAAGACCCGCGCGACGGTGAACCGGGCGACGGCACCCCGTCACCGCTGGCCGAGGTGGTCGCCCGAGCGGCGGGCGCGATCGCCGCCGAAGTGGGCAGTGAGCCCGCACCCACCGACCCCGTGACCGAACGGATGGAAGCCGAGGCCACCGAGGTCGCTGCCCGCGAGGCCGCCGACCGCGACGCGCGCACCGTGTTCTCATCGGGTGGTGGTCGTTCGGGTGGGACCCGCACGGCAGGCACGCGCCCGCCTACCGACGCCGAACGCACCGCCGCGCGGGACCTCGCCCGTGCGTTGGACACCGCGGGAGTCCGGGATCGCACCGCCACCAAAACGACCTCGGCCACACCTCCCGGGCGGTTGCGGATGCGCGGAGCGATGGCGGCCGACGCGCAACGTGCGGCGGGCGTGATCCCCACCGCTGAACCGTTCACCCGTACCACCCGGAAAATGGTGCCCACCCCGCCGCTACGGCTGGGCATCGCGTGTGACGTGTCCGGTTCGATGGGTGCCTTCGCCGGACCGGTGGCCTCGGCCGCCTGGATTCTCGGCCACGCCGCCCACCACACCCAGGTTCCGGCCACCACCGCCACCGTGATCTTCGGCCACACCGTCCGCCCGATCACGCACCCCGGCACCGCGCCACGCGAGGTCACGGAATTCGCCGCCAGCGATGGTGTGGAAGCCCTGGACCGCGCGATCAGCGCCCTCGACGGTGCCCTGAACCTGTCCCGCACCGACGCCGCGCGGCTGCTGGTCATCGTGACCGACACCGACATCGTCGACCCTGTTTACCGCCGCAACGCGCAGAAACACCTCGAACGGTTGCGCGCCACCGGGTGTGCCGTGTTGTGGCTGACACCGCGCAGGCCGTGGCTGGACACGGACCTAGTGCGAGGGGACACCGCGCACCGGCTCGCCGATCCGACCACCACCGCCCGCGAAATCGGGCACGCCACCACCGCCGCCCTGCGCGCCACCCGCTGA
- a CDS encoding AAA family ATPase, with translation MTTPATTPATGTTPAAPGAATRLRNGELRRMVAEQLAHDPTATLTPGAIARTLGHSSGAVGNALATLEARGEATKVGTNPVTYRATDNTADAPKTAAVAPHTTTAAPSAPTPPPAAPALVTGPVRRPNGQMYHPRKLSGLSDVTALRRLREAGVSALMYGPPGTGKTAVVEAAFDDIVTVQGDSDTIVDDFVGSYTQTPDGRYEFAYGPLVIAMREGRALFIDDATLIPPTVLAVVYPAMDGRRQITIKAHKGEVVDAAPGFYVVAGHNPGVHGAVLTDALSSRFAAQIHVSTDYDLATRLKIEPRAVRAARNLAKRQAKGEIGWAPQLRELIAFHRISDALGITTAAGNLIGIAPDEDREIVAETVRNVFGPDIAPLSLGAQF, from the coding sequence ATGACCACGCCAGCCACGACTCCGGCCACGGGCACCACGCCCGCCGCCCCGGGCGCGGCAACCCGACTGCGCAACGGCGAACTGCGGCGCATGGTGGCCGAACAGCTCGCCCACGACCCGACCGCCACACTGACTCCGGGCGCGATCGCCCGCACGCTCGGGCACTCGTCCGGGGCGGTCGGGAACGCGCTAGCCACGTTGGAAGCGCGCGGGGAAGCCACCAAGGTCGGCACGAACCCGGTCACCTACCGCGCGACCGACAACACTGCCGACGCCCCGAAAACCGCCGCCGTCGCCCCGCACACCACCACCGCCGCGCCATCGGCACCCACCCCGCCACCCGCCGCGCCCGCGCTGGTTACCGGACCGGTCCGCCGCCCGAACGGGCAGATGTACCACCCGCGCAAGCTGTCCGGGTTGTCGGACGTAACCGCGCTACGGCGATTGCGTGAGGCCGGGGTGTCCGCGCTCATGTACGGCCCACCCGGTACCGGTAAGACGGCGGTGGTGGAGGCCGCGTTCGACGACATCGTCACCGTACAGGGCGACAGCGACACCATTGTCGACGATTTCGTGGGGTCGTACACGCAAACACCGGACGGGCGCTATGAATTCGCCTATGGGCCTTTGGTGATCGCGATGCGGGAAGGGCGTGCGCTGTTCATCGATGACGCCACTCTGATACCGCCGACCGTCCTCGCGGTGGTGTACCCCGCGATGGACGGACGCCGCCAGATCACGATCAAGGCGCACAAGGGGGAAGTGGTCGACGCCGCGCCCGGGTTCTACGTCGTGGCAGGACACAACCCCGGGGTACACGGGGCGGTCCTCACCGACGCGCTGTCGTCGCGGTTCGCCGCGCAGATTCACGTGTCCACCGACTACGACCTCGCCACCCGGCTCAAAATCGAGCCCAGAGCGGTACGCGCTGCGCGGAACCTGGCCAAACGGCAGGCAAAGGGCGAGATCGGGTGGGCGCCCCAGCTGCGTGAACTGATCGCGTTCCACAGGATCAGCGATGCGCTCGGCATCACCACCGCCGCCGGAAACCTGATCGGCATCGCCCCGGACGAGGACCGCGAGATCGTCGCCGAAACAGTGCGCAACGTGTTCGGCCCCGACATCGCGCCGCTATCACTGGGAGCCCAATTCTAA
- a CDS encoding BTAD domain-containing putative transcriptional regulator, producing the protein MLRFVCRVVRGGLACAVLLAVVVALPGVLVRYIGWPLPDHLPSTDELTVVLLQPMSTGFLLDALACLAWLLWFCFVLDVLACAVELARGARWSELARQSGPLRRVAAVLIGALLVAVLGRTATAAPAATAGGSPGHAFSPIVATAPAWHTPAIGGAGASAAAGAQDQTRSASAGAVGEDTPPGTERARLPENGVHDSLWRIADRCLGDGSRWPEIWALNQGSTQPGGRVLTNPHLIQPGDLFRLPTHSSTQPGPDTDSPVPHPAPPPSVPREPVPSTPPPPSESHSPGANTPVGPPAATHADPADGPAAEPSGGVSWGTEVFVSLGLATAVSAALLLLRRRHNARYRPGSGRRDDHLPVAPVVYQLRLAHLQAQHQDDDRGLVAEASQLDRSVGTSRVSADDGGDTAAPHRHCGSVRVLSSTTCRVVGSRATPAAPGSRSVAAPEIALECTLDSDASKASAAAGGQLLALDLARAHGLGLVGPGGYAAARALVLTMLTGHPAATLVIPADDLACLLGVPARPEDLPTAVRVVDDLATGLDLLEPHVAPPQGPADADSPAPLVLIASASVGQDERVRLQGLLDNGGQAGVAAVLLGQWQPGVTAYVTSAGIISATDPGLGESLRGSRAFTLPDTVTRDLLTLLRDVGATHRPRDVGQHRAPQPPSTAPAVSPVDHTEPALGSERNDTGLEITSGATAPADEETTPAPSPNPDPTTDPPAGGAAGRADAAESSTTVAPILLSAFGTPTLAWRPDLTRPEHLYDISAGFSPRLLELLMFLAVQPGGVSRDAIVDAVWHEHVPQRPAAVLRTVLSRIRSAVSEATDGTVTELVLTGRHQYRLDPALVETDYRAFADAVARGRAAATDLDRLAAYEEIVDRYGGPLADGFDTDWLTAAREGTRRDALDAVAALARARVRTDPDYTLDLLEIARAFDPHNELLYRDIMRLQHTLGRHEAISRTLSLLETRLAEIDTTPTPETVDLARRLREHHTDLTDPEPDDRPRR; encoded by the coding sequence GTGCTTCGGTTCGTCTGCCGGGTGGTGCGGGGAGGGCTTGCCTGTGCCGTCCTGCTTGCTGTGGTGGTCGCCCTGCCTGGGGTCTTGGTGCGCTACATCGGTTGGCCGCTGCCGGATCACCTTCCCAGCACCGACGAGCTGACCGTGGTGTTGCTGCAACCCATGTCCACCGGGTTCCTGCTCGACGCCTTGGCATGCTTGGCCTGGCTGCTCTGGTTCTGTTTCGTGCTCGATGTGCTCGCCTGCGCGGTCGAGCTGGCCCGCGGTGCCCGCTGGTCCGAGCTCGCCCGGCAGAGCGGGCCGCTGCGCCGTGTCGCCGCCGTCCTGATTGGTGCCCTGCTGGTGGCCGTCCTCGGCCGCACCGCCACCGCGGCACCCGCCGCAACGGCCGGCGGTTCTCCCGGTCACGCCTTCAGCCCGATCGTGGCCACCGCCCCCGCCTGGCACACCCCGGCTATCGGGGGCGCCGGAGCATCCGCGGCGGCGGGCGCGCAGGACCAGACACGGTCCGCCTCCGCGGGCGCGGTCGGCGAGGACACGCCACCGGGGACAGAACGGGCGAGGCTACCGGAGAACGGGGTGCACGATTCGTTGTGGCGCATCGCCGACCGCTGTCTGGGTGATGGGAGCCGCTGGCCGGAGATCTGGGCGCTCAACCAGGGCAGTACCCAGCCAGGTGGCCGTGTTCTCACCAACCCGCACCTCATCCAGCCCGGCGATCTGTTCCGCCTCCCCACTCACAGCAGCACCCAGCCCGGCCCGGACACCGACTCGCCCGTCCCCCACCCAGCACCTCCGCCGTCGGTTCCGCGGGAGCCCGTGCCTTCGACACCGCCCCCGCCCTCCGAGAGCCACAGCCCGGGCGCCAACACGCCCGTTGGGCCACCGGCAGCCACGCACGCGGACCCGGCCGATGGGCCAGCGGCGGAACCGTCTGGGGGTGTGTCGTGGGGCACCGAGGTGTTTGTCAGTCTCGGCCTAGCCACCGCCGTCAGCGCCGCACTGCTCCTGCTGCGGCGCCGCCACAACGCCCGCTACCGGCCCGGCAGCGGGCGCCGTGACGATCACCTTCCCGTGGCGCCGGTGGTCTACCAGCTGCGCCTGGCGCACCTGCAGGCCCAACACCAGGACGACGACCGAGGTCTAGTGGCCGAGGCATCCCAGCTCGACCGGTCTGTCGGGACCTCGCGCGTGTCGGCCGACGACGGCGGCGACACGGCTGCCCCGCACCGGCATTGCGGATCGGTGCGGGTCCTGTCCTCCACCACGTGTCGGGTCGTCGGCAGCCGGGCAACGCCAGCGGCGCCTGGCTCGCGGTCGGTCGCGGCCCCGGAGATCGCCCTCGAGTGCACCCTCGACTCGGACGCAAGCAAGGCTTCGGCCGCGGCCGGCGGGCAACTGCTGGCGCTCGACCTCGCCCGCGCGCACGGCCTCGGCCTGGTCGGGCCCGGTGGCTATGCCGCTGCTCGCGCCCTCGTGCTGACCATGCTCACCGGCCACCCCGCCGCCACCCTGGTCATCCCCGCCGACGACCTCGCCTGCCTGCTCGGCGTCCCGGCGCGGCCCGAGGACCTTCCCACCGCGGTGCGGGTGGTCGACGACCTGGCCACCGGCCTCGACCTGCTCGAGCCCCATGTGGCGCCGCCCCAGGGACCGGCCGACGCGGACTCACCCGCTCCGCTGGTGCTGATCGCCAGCGCATCGGTTGGTCAGGACGAGCGGGTGCGGCTGCAGGGCCTGCTGGACAACGGGGGTCAGGCCGGGGTCGCGGCGGTGCTGCTGGGTCAGTGGCAACCCGGCGTCACCGCCTACGTCACCTCCGCCGGGATCATCTCGGCCACCGACCCCGGACTCGGCGAGTCCCTGCGCGGCAGCCGCGCATTTACCCTGCCCGACACCGTCACGCGCGACCTGCTCACGCTCTTGCGCGACGTCGGGGCCACCCACCGCCCGCGCGATGTGGGCCAGCACCGCGCCCCACAACCCCCGAGCACTGCCCCCGCCGTGTCCCCGGTCGACCATACGGAGCCCGCATTGGGTTCGGAGCGTAACGACACTGGCCTGGAAATCACCAGCGGCGCCACCGCCCCCGCAGACGAGGAGACGACGCCCGCACCCTCGCCGAATCCGGATCCCACCACCGACCCGCCAGCCGGCGGTGCGGCTGGCCGCGCGGACGCAGCGGAATCGAGCACCACGGTGGCGCCGATCCTCCTGTCGGCCTTCGGCACGCCCACCTTGGCCTGGCGGCCCGATCTCACCCGGCCCGAGCACCTGTACGACATTTCGGCCGGGTTCTCACCGCGTCTGCTGGAGCTGCTGATGTTCCTGGCCGTGCAGCCCGGCGGAGTATCCCGAGACGCGATCGTCGACGCGGTGTGGCACGAGCACGTCCCCCAGCGGCCGGCCGCCGTGCTGCGCACCGTCCTCTCCCGCATCCGCAGCGCCGTGAGCGAGGCCACCGACGGCACGGTCACCGAGCTGGTGCTCACCGGGCGCCACCAGTACCGCCTCGATCCCGCCCTGGTCGAGACCGACTACCGTGCCTTCGCCGATGCGGTCGCCCGCGGCCGCGCCGCCGCCACCGACCTCGACCGGTTGGCGGCCTACGAGGAGATCGTGGACCGCTACGGCGGCCCGCTGGCCGATGGGTTCGATACCGATTGGCTCACCGCGGCCCGGGAGGGCACCCGACGGGACGCGCTCGACGCGGTCGCCGCCCTCGCCCGCGCACGGGTACGCACCGATCCCGACTACACGCTGGACTTGCTGGAGATCGCGCGCGCGTTCGACCCGCACAACGAGCTGCTCTACCGCGACATCATGCGCCTGCAGCACACCCTGGGCCGCCACGAGGCCATTTCGCGCACGCTGAGCCTGCTGGAAACCCGGCTCGCCGAAATCGACACCACCCCCACCCCGGAGACCGTCGACCTTGCGCGGCGCCTACGGGAACACCACACCGACCTCACTGACCCGGAACCTGATGACCGGCCCCGCAGGTGA
- a CDS encoding TadE/TadG family type IV pilus assembly protein, with translation MTRPAPNLALPRWRRWWAAEHGSVTAEAVLVAPLLVMLLLFLAVVVHRGVDARLRLDDAAHQAARAATLHRSTPAATTAARDTAEAALAQADLACHTVTTTMSGTLAPAGAVTVRVRCTVDFGQALLLGVPGGKTLESTASEVVDTHRSQRRAGARP, from the coding sequence GTGACCCGGCCCGCGCCGAACCTCGCCCTGCCGCGGTGGCGTCGGTGGTGGGCAGCCGAGCACGGCTCCGTGACCGCCGAAGCCGTGCTGGTGGCCCCGCTGCTGGTCATGCTGCTGCTGTTCCTGGCCGTGGTGGTGCACCGCGGCGTCGACGCGCGGCTGCGGCTCGACGACGCCGCCCACCAGGCCGCCCGCGCCGCCACGCTACACCGCAGCACCCCCGCCGCCACCACCGCCGCACGCGACACCGCCGAAGCAGCGCTCGCGCAGGCCGATCTGGCGTGCCACACCGTCACCACCACGATGTCCGGCACGCTGGCCCCCGCCGGCGCGGTGACCGTGCGCGTGCGCTGCACCGTCGACTTCGGCCAAGCCCTGCTGCTCGGCGTGCCCGGCGGAAAAACCCTGGAATCGACCGCCAGCGAGGTCGTCGACACCCACCGCTCCCAGCGCCGAGCCGGAGCCAGGCCATGA